Proteins from a genomic interval of Nitrospina gracilis Nb-211:
- a CDS encoding peptidylprolyl isomerase has translation MVGFSHQIQVRHIVVDKPEVAELLKSTINEVKTATGRVKMLMRLAEKYSLCPSKEDGGNLGWIVLAEDDPRKKAPDPVLENRELEDLIRDAVKKMLINRGELYGPVETKQGHHLLIISNEFGAERSTEFTGSAL, from the coding sequence ATGGTAGGGTTTTCTCACCAGATTCAGGTTCGGCACATTGTGGTGGACAAGCCCGAAGTGGCGGAGTTGTTGAAGTCCACCATCAACGAAGTCAAAACCGCCACAGGCCGTGTGAAGATGCTCATGCGCCTGGCGGAAAAATACAGCCTGTGCCCGAGCAAGGAAGACGGCGGCAACCTGGGCTGGATCGTGCTGGCCGAGGACGACCCGCGCAAAAAAGCTCCCGATCCCGTCCTCGAGAACCGGGAGCTGGAAGACCTCATTCGCGATGCGGTGAAGAAGATGCTCATCAACCGCGGCGAGCTGTACGGCCCGGTTGAGACCAAGCAGGGTCACCACCTTCTCATCATCAGCAACGAATTCGGCGCCGAGCGTTCCACGGAGTTCACCGGCTCGGCCCTCTGA
- a CDS encoding MBL fold metallo-hydrolase, whose amino-acid sequence MIFKQYYLGCLAHASYLIADESTRTAVVVDPQRDVEQYIEDARQLNLTLRHVYLTHFHADFVAGHLELRDRCGATIHLGARGDAEYEFVPESDGTRLELGDVRLESMETPGHTPEGICILVYDLKEDKDKPKMVLTGDTLFIGDVGRPDLMASIGITAEELASMMYDSLRGKLMKLPDETLVYPAHGAGSLCGKNLSDETVSTIGDQKRFNYALQPMDRPTFIRMMTEKLPAAPEYFPYDAQLNRKERLTLDRSLETGMKELTLDALLALQKKGAQVLDTRPETEFNAAHLKGAVQVGLGGKFATWAGIVLKPDIPIVLITEPGTEYESEMRLGRIGFDQVSGFLKDGMKALADRPDLVQGTPGWTVEDWDRAKAEGRKVRVLDVRSSTEYNEGHIRDALNVPLNELQERMNEVPRDGDILVHCAGGYRSTIACSLLQKAGRAGIINLLGGLSAFAPDHPVVRDLVAASA is encoded by the coding sequence ATGATCTTCAAGCAATACTACCTCGGTTGTCTGGCTCACGCCTCATACCTCATCGCGGATGAGTCCACACGCACCGCCGTGGTGGTCGATCCCCAGCGCGACGTCGAGCAGTACATCGAAGACGCGCGCCAACTGAATCTCACCCTCCGCCATGTGTACCTCACGCATTTTCACGCCGACTTCGTGGCCGGGCACTTGGAATTGCGCGACCGGTGCGGCGCTACGATCCATCTCGGGGCCAGGGGCGATGCGGAATACGAGTTCGTGCCGGAATCGGACGGCACCCGGCTGGAGCTGGGAGACGTGCGGCTGGAATCCATGGAAACGCCGGGCCACACGCCGGAAGGCATCTGCATCCTTGTCTATGATCTCAAGGAAGATAAAGACAAACCGAAGATGGTGCTGACCGGAGACACGCTGTTCATCGGCGATGTCGGCCGGCCGGACCTCATGGCCTCCATCGGCATCACCGCCGAAGAGCTGGCGTCGATGATGTACGATTCCCTGCGCGGCAAACTCATGAAACTGCCGGACGAGACGCTGGTGTATCCGGCGCACGGGGCGGGGTCGCTTTGCGGCAAGAACCTGAGCGATGAAACGGTGAGCACCATCGGCGACCAGAAACGCTTCAACTACGCTCTGCAACCCATGGATCGTCCCACCTTCATCCGCATGATGACGGAAAAACTTCCCGCCGCACCGGAATACTTTCCTTACGATGCGCAACTGAACCGCAAAGAAAGACTCACCCTGGACCGTTCCCTCGAAACCGGGATGAAGGAATTGACGCTGGATGCACTGCTGGCTCTGCAAAAAAAAGGCGCGCAGGTTCTGGACACGCGGCCGGAGACGGAATTCAACGCCGCCCATCTGAAAGGCGCCGTGCAGGTGGGCCTGGGCGGCAAGTTCGCCACCTGGGCGGGCATCGTGCTGAAGCCGGACATCCCCATCGTGCTCATCACCGAACCGGGAACCGAGTACGAATCCGAAATGCGCCTGGGACGCATCGGCTTCGACCAGGTATCGGGATTTTTAAAAGACGGCATGAAGGCTCTGGCCGATCGACCGGACCTCGTGCAAGGCACCCCCGGTTGGACCGTGGAGGATTGGGACCGTGCCAAGGCCGAAGGCCGCAAGGTGCGGGTTCTGGATGTGCGGTCGTCCACGGAATACAACGAAGGCCATATCCGGGACGCCCTGAACGTGCCGCTGAACGAATTGCAGGAACGGATGAACGAGGTGCCGCGCGATGGAGACATCCTGGTTCATTGCGCCGGGGGGTACCGGTCCACCATCGCCTGCAGTCTGTTGCAGAAGGCGGGACGGGCGGGTATCATCAATTTGCTGGGGGGCCTCAGCGCGTTTGCGCCGGATCACCCCGTGGTCCGCGACCTGGTGGCGGCCTCAGCGTAG
- a CDS encoding c-type cytochrome — translation MKVPTFLCALSCVAVIVSALAWREAQAFHPSIYAPRVPEEELERIQEMESPFRSRQEYVDKGAEIYFGKGQCVTCHSNNGKGVKLPGHQPRDFTNAKWQDLRTDGELMWVLENGSPGTGMPIRVGTVITKDEGWWVIQFIRTFREPEK, via the coding sequence ATGAAAGTTCCAACCTTCCTTTGCGCTCTGTCTTGTGTTGCCGTGATCGTCTCAGCGTTGGCCTGGAGGGAGGCTCAGGCGTTTCATCCCAGCATTTATGCGCCGCGTGTGCCGGAGGAGGAACTGGAGCGCATTCAGGAAATGGAAAGCCCGTTCCGTTCGCGGCAGGAGTATGTGGACAAGGGCGCGGAGATTTATTTCGGCAAGGGGCAGTGCGTCACTTGCCACAGCAACAATGGCAAAGGCGTCAAACTGCCGGGCCATCAACCGCGTGATTTCACAAACGCCAAATGGCAGGACCTGCGCACCGACGGCGAGTTGATGTGGGTGCTGGAAAATGGAAGCCCCGGAACCGGCATGCCGATTCGTGTGGGGACGGTGATCACCAAGGATGAAGGCTGGTGGGTGATCCAGTTCATCCGCACCTTCCGCGAGCCGGAGAAGTGA
- a CDS encoding class I SAM-dependent methyltransferase, translating to MTPSTLRKTAFRCLLLGILIGTLFSLGPVWAKSQDQERWNKKYEVDVFLFGKEPVPFLKNNAGLLPKGKALDIAMGEGRNGVFLATQGFDVEGWDISPVGLKKAHHLAKEHNVSIQTKVVDLESAELPKNEYDVILMMYYMQRNLFPQIKEALKPGGMAVIETYNVDYLKYQDFRPQWALKTNELLEAFKDFKIIRYQAYDDGKEAYSSIIAQKPME from the coding sequence ATGACCCCGTCCACCCTCCGAAAGACGGCTTTCCGATGCCTGCTTCTCGGCATCCTGATCGGAACCTTATTCTCACTCGGGCCCGTTTGGGCTAAATCCCAGGACCAGGAACGCTGGAACAAAAAGTACGAAGTCGATGTGTTCCTGTTCGGCAAGGAGCCGGTTCCCTTTCTCAAAAACAACGCGGGCCTTCTGCCGAAGGGCAAGGCGTTGGACATCGCCATGGGCGAGGGCCGGAACGGCGTGTTCCTCGCCACCCAGGGGTTTGATGTGGAAGGCTGGGACATCTCTCCCGTCGGTTTGAAAAAAGCGCATCACCTCGCCAAAGAGCACAACGTGTCCATCCAGACGAAAGTGGTGGACCTGGAATCCGCCGAGCTTCCCAAAAACGAATACGACGTCATCCTGATGATGTACTACATGCAACGCAACCTGTTCCCGCAGATCAAGGAAGCGCTGAAGCCCGGCGGCATGGCGGTGATCGAAACCTACAACGTCGATTACCTGAAGTATCAGGACTTCCGCCCGCAGTGGGCGCTGAAAACCAACGAACTTCTGGAAGCGTTCAAGGATTTCAAAATCATCCGCTACCAGGCGTATGACGATGGCAAGGAAGCGTATTCCAGCATCATCGCTCAAAAGCCGATGGAGTGA
- a CDS encoding Maf family protein, translating into MSTSTPKLILASQSPRRIDLLHKMELKFEIIPASVDEVTDGAQAPEENALALAHQKAAHVARKHPGNFVLGADTIVVLDSTLLGKPQNAQEAEAMLTALSGRAHQVITGVALVDPEGVHSGHAEVSTVRIRKLDNETIRRYIEGGEPMDKAGAYAIQGEGAKLVEAWSGSWTNIVGLPVEAVCRLLKEAGYPHSPDTANIEIP; encoded by the coding sequence ATGTCCACCTCCACTCCAAAACTGATCCTCGCCTCGCAGTCGCCCCGGCGCATCGATCTCCTCCACAAAATGGAGCTGAAGTTCGAGATCATCCCGGCTTCCGTGGACGAGGTGACTGACGGCGCCCAGGCGCCGGAAGAAAACGCGCTCGCTCTCGCGCACCAGAAGGCGGCCCATGTGGCGCGCAAACATCCCGGCAATTTCGTGCTGGGCGCGGACACCATCGTGGTGCTGGACAGCACCCTGCTCGGCAAACCGCAAAACGCGCAAGAAGCGGAAGCCATGTTAACCGCCCTGAGTGGACGCGCGCACCAGGTGATCACCGGCGTGGCACTGGTCGATCCCGAAGGCGTGCATTCGGGGCATGCGGAGGTCTCCACCGTGCGCATCAGGAAACTGGACAACGAGACGATCCGCCGTTACATCGAAGGCGGCGAACCCATGGACAAGGCCGGCGCGTACGCCATCCAGGGAGAAGGGGCAAAGCTGGTGGAAGCCTGGTCCGGCTCGTGGACCAACATCGTCGGCCTGCCGGTGGAAGCGGTATGCCGTCTGTTGAAAGAAGCCGGATATCCGCATTCCCCCGACACCGCAAACATTGAAATTCCGTGA
- a CDS encoding cytochrome-c peroxidase, producing MKVVHTAVLLATVLLWAAPPLAIHAEESFYEPLPKMTHPKDNPWSKDKEDLGRMLYFDPRLSGSNWISCATCHNPGLGWSDGLSMPIGHDFNRKGLRNSPTVINSGYFEVQFWDGRAPSLEEQAKGPIQADIEMNQNVDELIKELKAIPGYVRRFDKVFGKNSINLDNIVKAIATFERSVVSKNAPYDKYMKGDKKAMSKSAVNGMNLFFGKAKCSICHNGPAFTDSKFHNIGVKSSDPGRYQVTKEGSDKGAFKTPGLRHISRSAPYMHDGSEKTLKEVIEFYNRGGDAKENISPFITPLDLSKQEVNDLVEFMKALEGEPINVAVPELPPDN from the coding sequence ATGAAAGTCGTTCATACCGCTGTTTTGCTGGCGACGGTTCTTTTATGGGCCGCCCCGCCGCTTGCCATACATGCTGAAGAATCGTTTTATGAACCCCTGCCGAAAATGACTCACCCGAAGGACAACCCGTGGTCGAAGGACAAGGAAGACCTGGGCAGGATGCTGTATTTCGATCCGCGTCTGTCTGGCAGTAACTGGATCAGTTGCGCCACCTGCCATAATCCCGGTCTGGGCTGGAGCGACGGATTGTCGATGCCCATCGGCCACGATTTCAACCGCAAGGGGCTGCGCAACTCGCCGACGGTGATCAACAGCGGTTATTTTGAAGTGCAGTTCTGGGACGGGCGTGCGCCTTCGCTGGAAGAACAGGCCAAGGGACCCATTCAGGCGGACATTGAAATGAACCAGAACGTGGATGAGTTGATCAAAGAGCTCAAGGCGATTCCCGGTTATGTTCGACGGTTCGACAAGGTGTTCGGCAAAAACAGCATCAACCTCGACAACATCGTCAAAGCCATTGCCACGTTCGAGCGTTCGGTGGTTTCCAAAAACGCGCCGTACGACAAATATATGAAGGGCGATAAAAAAGCGATGTCCAAGTCCGCCGTCAACGGCATGAACCTGTTCTTCGGCAAGGCCAAGTGTTCCATCTGCCACAACGGACCCGCCTTCACCGACAGCAAGTTCCACAATATCGGCGTGAAGAGCAGTGATCCGGGACGGTACCAGGTCACCAAGGAAGGTTCGGACAAGGGTGCGTTCAAGACGCCGGGCCTGCGGCACATCAGCCGCTCGGCTCCGTACATGCATGACGGCAGTGAAAAAACGCTGAAGGAAGTGATCGAGTTTTACAACCGCGGCGGCGACGCGAAGGAAAACATCAGTCCCTTCATCACGCCGTTGGACTTGAGCAAGCAGGAAGTGAACGATCTTGTGGAATTCATGAAGGCGTTGGAAGGCGAACCGATCAACGTGGCGGTGCCGGAGTTGCCGCCGGATAATTAA
- a CDS encoding radical SAM protein — protein MNIILNSYCNLKCNYCFADEYMEETVRTPGKSMDFDYFIHEVLPRIRNAAIINFMGGEPTLHPRFTDIFSHTLDAMPRFTHLGLFTNGLMPQKVLETLEFAISVHGSLKQHISTFVLLNWQTRDNISEANHKRCGEVARRLLRRNGFGVTFSINLYSKEQDLETQCREIDAIYQEVGLPRNQKYRIRVSPAFPIVGSIDNTYLPIRDYPKVGRHMLDLLKKYPQMCFRFDCSFPPCFLDDLQGDEENLVQRFYYHGFKQVPELEEWRTHQFYFGCADGSPMDIDAKGDCFNCFPFHNLKLGNIDEFKEVNPIAEARMGSKFLAHVFERTSVKEPCRSCPHYMVRCSSGCFAYNFT, from the coding sequence ATGAACATCATCCTGAACAGTTATTGCAACCTGAAGTGCAATTACTGTTTTGCCGACGAGTACATGGAAGAAACCGTGCGCACGCCCGGCAAGTCCATGGATTTCGATTACTTCATTCACGAGGTGCTTCCGCGCATCCGCAACGCCGCGATCATCAACTTCATGGGCGGCGAACCCACCCTGCATCCACGCTTCACCGACATTTTCTCCCACACTCTGGATGCGATGCCCCGCTTCACCCATCTGGGTCTGTTCACCAACGGATTGATGCCGCAGAAAGTTCTCGAGACCCTGGAATTCGCAATCAGTGTGCATGGCAGTCTCAAACAACATATCTCGACCTTCGTCCTGCTGAACTGGCAGACGCGGGATAACATCTCCGAGGCCAATCACAAGCGTTGTGGAGAGGTGGCGCGGCGTCTTCTACGCCGTAACGGCTTCGGCGTGACCTTCAGCATCAATCTCTATTCCAAGGAACAGGATCTGGAAACACAATGCCGGGAGATCGATGCCATCTATCAGGAAGTGGGGCTGCCCCGCAATCAAAAGTACCGCATCCGCGTCAGCCCGGCGTTTCCCATCGTCGGCAGTATCGACAACACTTATCTGCCCATCCGCGACTACCCCAAAGTGGGCCGCCACATGCTGGACCTGCTCAAAAAATACCCGCAAATGTGTTTCCGGTTCGACTGTTCGTTCCCGCCCTGCTTTCTCGACGACCTGCAAGGGGATGAGGAGAACCTGGTGCAACGGTTTTATTACCACGGCTTCAAACAGGTTCCCGAACTCGAGGAATGGAGAACGCATCAGTTCTATTTCGGCTGTGCGGATGGAAGCCCGATGGACATCGATGCGAAGGGCGACTGCTTCAACTGCTTTCCCTTCCACAACCTGAAGCTGGGAAACATCGATGAGTTCAAAGAGGTCAATCCCATCGCCGAGGCGCGCATGGGATCGAAGTTCCTGGCGCACGTGTTCGAACGCACCAGCGTGAAGGAACCCTGCCGGTCCTGTCCGCATTACATGGTGCGGTGTTCCAGCGGCTGTTTCGCCTACAACTTCACATGA
- a CDS encoding bile acid:sodium symporter family protein, producing the protein MWVVAGAALALWKPETATWFQPHWIPFFLGIIMLSMGLTLTWQDFRRVLEFPRPVMMGVGLQFGLMPLLGFFIARAFALPLDFMIGLILVACSPGGTASNVVVFIARLNVALSVTLTTCSTLLAVIMTPVLTTWLVEALARDLTGAAIQVDTLGLLLDTFQVVILPVTAGVLINHFFHRQVERITPYTPLLAVLSIVFIVDYILAAKRTELLESGGTLLSAVVTLHALGFVMGYVLARWIGGDEINARTVSVEVGMQNSGLATELARSNFAAFGLATVPGALSALTHCILGSLAAGLSRLVPQAPGEEPQTRKQRA; encoded by the coding sequence TTGTGGGTGGTGGCGGGGGCGGCGCTGGCATTGTGGAAACCGGAAACCGCCACCTGGTTCCAGCCGCACTGGATTCCGTTTTTTCTCGGCATCATCATGCTGAGCATGGGGCTCACACTGACCTGGCAGGACTTCCGCCGCGTGCTGGAATTTCCGCGCCCGGTGATGATGGGTGTCGGCTTGCAGTTCGGCCTCATGCCGCTTTTGGGATTTTTCATCGCCCGCGCGTTTGCCCTGCCGCTCGATTTCATGATCGGCCTCATTCTGGTCGCGTGTTCACCCGGCGGCACGGCGTCCAACGTCGTCGTGTTCATCGCTCGACTGAACGTGGCGCTGTCGGTCACGCTCACCACCTGCTCCACCCTGCTGGCTGTCATCATGACGCCCGTGCTCACCACGTGGCTGGTGGAAGCGCTGGCGCGCGACCTCACCGGCGCGGCCATCCAGGTGGACACGCTGGGGCTTTTGCTCGACACGTTCCAGGTGGTGATCCTGCCGGTGACGGCGGGCGTCCTCATCAACCATTTTTTTCACCGGCAGGTGGAGCGCATCACGCCGTACACGCCACTCCTTGCGGTGTTGTCCATCGTGTTCATTGTCGATTACATCCTCGCCGCCAAGCGCACGGAACTGCTGGAAAGCGGCGGCACGTTGCTTTCTGCGGTGGTCACCCTGCACGCGCTGGGCTTCGTGATGGGATATGTGCTGGCGAGGTGGATCGGCGGCGATGAGATCAATGCTCGCACGGTGTCGGTGGAAGTCGGCATGCAGAACTCGGGGCTGGCAACGGAGCTGGCGCGGAGCAACTTCGCCGCGTTCGGGCTGGCCACGGTGCCGGGAGCGCTGTCCGCTCTCACTCATTGCATTCTGGGCAGTCTGGCCGCCGGGTTGTCGCGACTGGTGCCGCAAGCACCTGGCGAAGAACCACAAACCAGAAAACAGAGGGCTTAA
- a CDS encoding Lcl C-terminal domain-containing protein: MHGRNWISVFTVTLLAGLFLIGSATAADKPQREPVAKSADQRFWDMGDGTVLDTETRLMWMKRDYWQTQREWVNWYTAMEFVQRMNNKNFAGYDDWRMPTPEEAKTLYNRRKRNTDKDGDKIFIDPIFPDGAGWGTWTSEERGGKAIVVSYKDRGGEDYQDKINGPDAFLRPVRGPVP, encoded by the coding sequence ATGCATGGCCGTAACTGGATATCTGTTTTCACCGTCACCCTGCTGGCGGGCCTGTTCCTGATTGGAAGCGCGACCGCCGCGGACAAACCTCAGCGCGAACCCGTCGCCAAATCCGCCGACCAGCGCTTCTGGGACATGGGCGACGGCACGGTGCTCGACACCGAAACCCGCCTCATGTGGATGAAGCGCGACTACTGGCAGACCCAGCGCGAGTGGGTGAACTGGTACACGGCCATGGAATTCGTCCAGCGCATGAACAACAAGAATTTCGCCGGGTACGACGACTGGCGCATGCCCACGCCGGAAGAAGCGAAGACCCTGTATAACCGCAGAAAGCGCAACACGGATAAAGATGGCGACAAGATTTTCATCGATCCCATTTTTCCCGACGGCGCGGGCTGGGGCACGTGGACCAGTGAAGAACGCGGCGGCAAGGCCATCGTGGTGTCCTACAAAGACCGGGGCGGTGAAGACTACCAGGACAAAATCAACGGACCCGACGCTTTCCTCCGTCCCGTGCGGGGACCCGTTCCCTGA
- a CDS encoding c-type cytochrome: protein MNQSNFWARAFTLSLLATSFAAWPQFSYAEAPDPGVNETLQLAMHQGRPHGGDHERHGLHHGMGRGGKGICPQTRTAPQAPKTVYSLKNPLKPTEENLMKGESLYQWTAEPTACKVCHGPSGNGMGMMAQGLNAMPRNFTCAETMQEITDGQMFWIIKNGTPTGMPPYPFMDENEVWKVILYIRQMAK, encoded by the coding sequence ATGAACCAAAGTAATTTCTGGGCGAGGGCTTTTACCTTGTCCCTGCTCGCTACCAGCTTCGCGGCCTGGCCGCAGTTTTCATACGCAGAGGCTCCGGATCCCGGAGTTAACGAAACATTGCAACTGGCCATGCACCAGGGCCGTCCACACGGCGGGGACCACGAGCGTCATGGTCTGCACCACGGTATGGGTCGCGGCGGCAAGGGCATCTGTCCGCAAACCCGCACCGCGCCCCAGGCGCCAAAAACGGTGTACAGCCTGAAAAACCCGCTCAAGCCGACGGAAGAAAACCTGATGAAGGGCGAGTCGTTGTATCAGTGGACGGCGGAACCCACCGCCTGCAAGGTGTGCCATGGTCCTTCGGGCAACGGCATGGGCATGATGGCGCAGGGACTGAACGCCATGCCGCGCAATTTCACCTGCGCGGAAACCATGCAGGAAATCACCGACGGCCAGATGTTCTGGATCATCAAGAACGGTACGCCCACGGGCATGCCGCCGTATCCGTTCATGGATGAGAACGAGGTGTGGAAGGTGATCCTCTACATTCGCCAGATGGCGAAATAA
- a CDS encoding c-type cytochrome gives MQILDLMLVGLLLVPAAPPGLMDVPDHTGICPQTRQTPTAPQEYLDLENPLEPTEANILAGKTLFHFDAQPHACRLCHGLSGNGLGIMFKAVHPKPRNFTCFQTMKDLPDGQLFWVIRNGSPGTVMPAFRSLDVDQIWQLILYIRNFSKVDSTNEQGGP, from the coding sequence ATGCAGATACTCGACCTGATGCTCGTGGGCTTGTTGCTGGTTCCTGCCGCCCCGCCGGGTTTGATGGACGTGCCGGACCACACGGGCATTTGCCCGCAAACCCGGCAAACCCCCACGGCGCCGCAGGAATACCTGGACCTGGAAAACCCGCTGGAGCCGACGGAAGCCAACATCCTGGCGGGCAAAACGCTGTTTCATTTCGATGCCCAGCCGCATGCCTGCCGGTTATGCCACGGGCTGTCTGGGAACGGTTTGGGTATCATGTTCAAGGCTGTGCACCCAAAGCCGCGCAACTTCACCTGCTTTCAAACCATGAAGGACCTGCCGGACGGACAGCTTTTCTGGGTGATCCGCAATGGCTCGCCGGGAACGGTGATGCCGGCGTTTAGATCTCTGGATGTGGATCAGATCTGGCAGTTGATTTTATATATCAGAAACTTTTCAAAAGTGGATTCAACCAACGAACAAGGGGGACCATGA
- a CDS encoding DUF1264 domain-containing protein, with protein MKPIKVLAMIFVLTISTAACATAGDNKPPASPLDGYTIHVTAPHVMDGEVIGPFHHYCKPINKDIIQCILFESTEPNARMTEVEYMVSKELARKVIPGWSHQKNWHDHKQEIETGRVQVHYPVEEQAVKDLVDYVAATDGIIFHLWPHDAPIPDGSVSIAQSVGHWEAIHGKIGE; from the coding sequence ATGAAACCGATCAAAGTTCTGGCAATGATTTTCGTGCTCACCATCTCCACCGCCGCCTGCGCCACGGCGGGCGACAACAAACCGCCTGCAAGCCCGCTGGACGGTTACACCATCCACGTCACCGCCCCTCACGTCATGGATGGCGAAGTGATCGGCCCTTTCCACCATTACTGCAAGCCCATCAACAAAGACATCATCCAGTGCATTCTGTTTGAAAGCACCGAACCCAATGCGCGTATGACGGAAGTGGAATACATGGTTTCCAAGGAACTGGCGCGCAAGGTGATTCCGGGCTGGTCGCACCAAAAAAACTGGCATGACCACAAACAGGAAATCGAAACCGGCCGCGTGCAGGTGCATTATCCGGTGGAAGAACAGGCTGTGAAGGATCTGGTGGATTATGTTGCCGCTACGGATGGGATCATTTTTCACTTGTGGCCGCATGATGCACCCATCCCGGATGGTTCGGTCAGCATCGCCCAGTCGGTAGGCCATTGGGAAGCCATACATGGTAAAATCGGCGAATAA
- a CDS encoding formylglycine-generating enzyme family protein, with translation MNRTRFALLPTSLFLFLTLLAPSAGDVRAETPPEAPEGMVYIPEGYFPMGINSGSASEEGPQHHVYTSAYFIDRYEVSNAEYMKFVEDTGHSKPLYWEDERFNRPNHPVVGVSWFDAMAYARWKGRRLPTEAEWEKAARGNDTRLYPWGDKWAKGFVLYFVNVFGVEDKYRHTAPVNDYPAGISPFGVFNMAGNVWEWCLDWYEDDYYRKSPELNPEGPEPTKMKVVRGGSWINTIDGARLVRRGRNFPATKNMIYGFRTVLPVQ, from the coding sequence ATGAACCGAACACGGTTTGCCCTTCTCCCCACTTCCCTTTTTCTGTTTCTGACCCTGTTAGCTCCCAGTGCGGGCGACGTGCGTGCCGAAACACCGCCCGAAGCGCCGGAAGGCATGGTGTACATTCCGGAAGGATACTTCCCGATGGGCATCAACTCCGGCAGCGCCTCCGAGGAAGGCCCGCAACACCACGTGTACACCTCCGCGTACTTCATCGATCGCTATGAAGTCAGCAACGCCGAATACATGAAATTCGTCGAAGACACGGGACACTCCAAACCGCTTTACTGGGAAGACGAACGCTTCAACCGCCCGAACCACCCGGTGGTCGGCGTGAGCTGGTTCGACGCCATGGCTTACGCCCGCTGGAAAGGACGCCGCCTGCCGACCGAAGCGGAATGGGAAAAGGCCGCGCGCGGCAACGACACGCGTCTCTACCCCTGGGGCGACAAGTGGGCCAAAGGATTCGTCCTGTATTTTGTCAACGTGTTCGGCGTGGAAGACAAATACCGCCACACCGCGCCGGTAAATGATTATCCCGCGGGCATCAGCCCCTTCGGTGTGTTCAACATGGCAGGCAACGTCTGGGAATGGTGCCTCGACTGGTACGAGGACGATTACTACCGTAAAAGTCCGGAGCTGAACCCGGAAGGACCGGAACCGACCAAAATGAAAGTCGTGCGCGGCGGATCGTGGATCAACACCATCGACGGCGCCCGCCTGGTGCGGCGCGGACGCAACTTCCCCGCCACGAAAAACATGATCTACGGATTCCGCACCGTCCTGCCCGTCCAGTAA